A stretch of Bacillota bacterium DNA encodes these proteins:
- the ylqF gene encoding ribosome biogenesis GTPase YlqF → MDIQWYPGHMAKARRQIKENLKLIDLVVELTDARVPQSARNPDIPEIHHKPYILAVTKTDLADPARTEVWRQFWQKNQEGAVLLDLASGKGVEKLRTEITKSLPALRRPPRVLVVGIPNVGKSSLINRLTGRSGTKVGAKPGVTRGKQWINAKGLQLLDTPGILWPKFEDQETAKKLAATAAIRDEVVNIEEVTYWLLNYLREHYPELLVKRYSLDLGINNTLELFEQIGRQRGCLRAQGEIDYLQTAQAVLKDFRSGLIGPVTLELPEKE, encoded by the coding sequence ATGGATATACAATGGTATCCTGGACATATGGCAAAAGCTCGGCGCCAGATTAAAGAAAACCTCAAACTCATTGATCTGGTGGTTGAGCTTACTGATGCCCGTGTTCCCCAAAGTGCCCGCAATCCTGATATCCCCGAAATTCATCACAAACCATACATCCTCGCTGTTACCAAAACGGATTTAGCTGATCCTGCCCGCACAGAAGTCTGGCGCCAATTCTGGCAGAAGAACCAGGAGGGGGCGGTTCTCCTCGATTTAGCGTCAGGAAAAGGAGTTGAAAAGCTGCGCACCGAAATTACAAAAAGTCTTCCCGCTCTGCGCCGGCCGCCCAGAGTATTGGTGGTGGGAATCCCCAATGTGGGGAAATCCTCGCTGATCAACCGCTTAACCGGTAGAAGCGGTACTAAAGTAGGTGCCAAGCCCGGTGTTACTAGAGGTAAGCAGTGGATCAACGCCAAGGGTCTGCAGCTTTTGGACACGCCTGGGATCCTCTGGCCTAAATTTGAAGATCAGGAAACAGCCAAGAAACTTGCGGCTACAGCCGCAATTCGCGATGAAGTTGTTAACATCGAAGAAGTTACCTATTGGCTCCTGAACTATCTCCGTGAACATTATCCCGAGCTTTTGGTAAAGCGCTACAGCTTAGATCTTGGCATCAATAATACTCTAGAACTCTTTGAGCAGATCGGCAGGCAGCGGGGATGCTTAAGAGCACAGGGAGAAATCGATTATTTACAAACAGCGCAAGCAGTATTAAAAGATTTCCGTTCAGGTCTAATCGGACCTGTAACACTCGAATTACCAGAAAAGGAATGA
- a CDS encoding HD-GYP domain-containing protein, which translates to MKYVSYEKLQPGMCVARPIYSNDGRVLLNSGVILNENYIARIIEKGIPGVFVVTDPDEMVDIPEVVSQQSRQEAVRQVKNVFESIEVGKTFDVAPLSKTINALIDEIVSNSNILIHLTDIRTYDGYTFSHSVNVCILSIIIGLKFQLNELELRELAIGAVLHDVGKTSVPMQILQKKGPLSPSEFSLVQKHTVNGWQILKSNPAIPLFSAHIAYQHHEQPNGKGYPRKLIDEQIDLYAKIVSVADAYDAMTSARVYRPAMLPSQALRVIRQLRDIQFNNEVANHLINSVALYPVGSRVQLTSLEIGIVVDVNTAERDRPIVRVLFQADGRKYRNPYEVDLAKERSLGIIRTLP; encoded by the coding sequence ATGAAGTATGTGTCTTACGAGAAGCTTCAACCAGGGATGTGCGTTGCGCGTCCTATTTACAGCAACGATGGGCGGGTGCTCTTAAACAGCGGCGTGATTTTAAATGAGAATTACATAGCTCGGATTATCGAGAAAGGAATCCCGGGTGTGTTTGTGGTCACTGATCCTGATGAAATGGTCGATATTCCTGAAGTAGTCAGCCAGCAGAGCAGACAGGAAGCAGTTCGCCAAGTCAAAAATGTATTTGAATCGATTGAAGTAGGGAAGACTTTTGATGTAGCGCCATTGAGCAAGACAATCAATGCGCTGATTGATGAGATTGTGTCGAACTCGAACATTCTGATCCATCTTACCGATATCCGCACTTATGATGGTTATACCTTCTCCCACAGTGTTAATGTGTGCATTCTGTCTATTATTATCGGTTTGAAGTTTCAGCTGAACGAACTTGAGCTGAGGGAACTGGCCATCGGTGCTGTGCTCCATGACGTGGGTAAGACCAGCGTGCCGATGCAGATTCTGCAGAAAAAAGGTCCCCTATCCCCAAGTGAGTTCAGCTTAGTTCAGAAGCATACGGTCAATGGATGGCAGATTCTCAAAAGTAATCCTGCAATTCCCCTGTTCAGCGCCCATATAGCGTATCAGCATCACGAACAACCTAATGGTAAGGGTTATCCCCGGAAGCTGATCGATGAACAGATCGATCTCTATGCCAAAATTGTTTCGGTAGCTGACGCTTACGATGCGATGACATCGGCTCGTGTTTACCGGCCTGCCATGCTGCCGTCCCAAGCACTGCGGGTGATCCGACAGCTGAGGGACATTCAGTTTAACAATGAGGTCGCTAATCATTTAATCAATTCTGTAGCACTTTACCCGGTAGGCTCACGCGTACAGCTCACCAGTCTAGAGATTGGCATCGTGGTTGATGTAAATACCGCTGAGCGGGACCGGCCAATTGTGCGCGTATTGTTTCAGGCTGACGGCAGAAAATACCGCAATCCCTATGAAGTGGACTTAGCAAAAGAGCGCTCTCTGGGAATTATCAGAACTCTGCCGTGA
- the lepB gene encoding signal peptidase I, producing the protein MSKSEIREYVEAFIIAVVLALFIITFIAQSFRVDGSSMEPTLHDGQRLIVDKLSYRFGAPKVGDVVVFRYPTDLSRMFIKRIIGIPGDEILIEDGIVYRNGRPLVENYINGPTHGAFTRDYGPVIVPEDSYFVLGDNRLNSDDSRYPDVGFVDRELFVGRAVFVYWPLNSIEIISVPDSLKQER; encoded by the coding sequence ATGAGCAAGTCAGAGATTCGTGAATATGTGGAAGCATTTATAATTGCAGTAGTTTTGGCTTTATTCATTATTACTTTCATTGCCCAATCCTTTAGAGTAGATGGATCCTCGATGGAACCGACTCTGCATGATGGGCAGCGCTTAATTGTTGATAAATTATCTTACCGATTCGGTGCCCCAAAGGTGGGAGATGTGGTGGTTTTTCGCTATCCCACTGATCTGAGCCGCATGTTTATTAAACGGATAATCGGCATTCCGGGGGATGAGATTCTGATTGAGGATGGAATAGTCTACCGCAACGGGCGGCCTCTAGTAGAGAATTACATCAATGGACCAACTCATGGCGCCTTTACCCGCGACTATGGTCCGGTAATTGTTCCAGAAGACAGTTACTTTGTTCTGGGCGACAACCGCCTTAACAGCGATGACAGCCGTTATCCCGATGTAGGCTTCGTGGACCGCGAGCTTTTCGTAGGCCGCGCTGTTTTCGTGTATTGGCCGCTTAATTCCATCGAAATCATCAGCGTACCAGATTCACTGAAGCAAGAACGCTAG
- a CDS encoding ribonuclease HII: protein MRELERELWNQGYRFVVGVDEAGRGPLAGPVVAAAVFLPQDVELPEVRDSKKLTAKKRTELSNQIYQVGMVGIGSASNSEIDEFNILQAALLAMRRAVEQLQDQIEVDFCIVDGNQLIPNLSIPQKAVVKADATCAAAAAASIVAKVHRDRIMEEYHLQYPEYGFALHKGYPTKKHLAALAEHGPSPIHRFSFARVKGGMIL from the coding sequence ATGAGGGAGCTAGAAAGAGAACTGTGGAATCAGGGTTATCGCTTTGTTGTCGGCGTTGATGAAGCCGGAAGAGGTCCTCTAGCCGGGCCGGTTGTGGCAGCAGCCGTCTTCCTGCCTCAGGATGTGGAACTGCCTGAAGTCAGGGATTCGAAAAAGTTGACTGCAAAGAAAAGGACCGAGCTTTCCAACCAGATCTATCAAGTTGGAATGGTCGGCATTGGCTCTGCTTCCAACAGCGAAATCGATGAGTTCAATATTCTGCAGGCAGCACTCTTGGCAATGAGAAGAGCAGTAGAACAGCTGCAGGATCAGATTGAGGTTGATTTCTGTATTGTCGATGGCAATCAGCTGATCCCAAATTTATCCATTCCTCAGAAAGCAGTGGTTAAAGCAGATGCCACGTGTGCAGCTGCCGCTGCAGCGAGCATAGTTGCCAAAGTTCACCGCGACCGAATTATGGAAGAATACCACCTGCAGTATCCTGAGTATGGATTTGCCCTGCATAAAGGCTATCCCACCAAAAAGCATCTCGCGGCTTTAGCCGAACACGGCCCGTCTCCCATCCACAGGTTTTCCTTCGCCCGCGTTAAAGGGGGCATGATTTTATGA
- the trmD gene encoding tRNA (guanosine(37)-N1)-methyltransferase TrmD — protein MRIDVLTLFPNMFTEVMGTSIIGRAQARDLVEINLWNIRDFALDKHRVVDDTPYGGGAGMVMKPDVLAACIEHVKSETSGRVIYLAPQGSVFNQALAERLAKEANLIFLCGHYEGIDQRIRDHWIDEEISIGDYVLTGGELPAMVVIDAVVRLIPGVLGDDNSAQEESFADGLLEYPHYTRPADFGGLKVPNVLLSGNHELIRRWRLKEALRITMQRRPDLIEKRQLTEEEKTMLQELAAETVGKGGNNCGRD, from the coding sequence ATGAGAATCGATGTGTTAACGCTGTTTCCCAATATGTTTACAGAAGTAATGGGAACAAGCATTATAGGCAGGGCGCAGGCCCGAGACTTAGTTGAGATTAATCTCTGGAATATTCGTGATTTTGCCCTAGACAAACACCGCGTTGTTGATGATACTCCTTACGGCGGCGGTGCTGGGATGGTCATGAAACCCGATGTGCTTGCAGCCTGCATTGAGCATGTCAAATCAGAAACCAGCGGCAGGGTAATTTATCTTGCACCTCAAGGAAGCGTTTTTAACCAGGCTCTAGCGGAAAGGCTAGCCAAAGAAGCGAACTTAATATTCCTCTGCGGACACTACGAAGGCATCGATCAGCGCATTCGCGACCACTGGATAGATGAGGAGATTTCCATCGGCGACTATGTTCTGACCGGCGGAGAACTTCCGGCCATGGTTGTTATTGATGCAGTAGTCCGTCTGATTCCCGGTGTTCTGGGAGATGATAATTCTGCTCAGGAAGAGTCATTTGCTGATGGGCTTTTGGAGTATCCCCATTATACTCGACCCGCAGATTTTGGCGGCTTAAAGGTGCCCAATGTGCTTTTAAGCGGCAACCATGAGTTAATCCGCAGGTGGCGTTTAAAAGAAGCTCTGCGCATCACCATGCAGCGGAGACCGGATCTTATCGAGAAACGCCAACTTACTGAAGAAGAGAAAACCATGCTGCAGGAATTAGCAGCTGAAACCGTAGGGAAGGGAGGTAACAACTGTGGACGTGATTAA
- a CDS encoding cell wall hydrolase, whose translation MNRLKDPRFPNSIREIIFQPQQFSPVSDGRLFSITKPHPDCVKAAEMAMAGADPTGGALFFYNPDKVSPTSWIRSREIIYLIGDHVFCV comes from the coding sequence ATGAATCGGCTCAAAGATCCCCGCTTTCCCAATTCAATTAGAGAAATTATTTTTCAGCCGCAGCAGTTTTCCCCGGTCTCCGATGGCCGCCTATTCAGCATTACCAAGCCCCATCCTGATTGTGTTAAAGCTGCAGAAATGGCAATGGCTGGCGCTGATCCGACCGGTGGAGCACTTTTTTTCTACAATCCCGATAAAGTCAGCCCAACATCCTGGATCCGCTCCCGAGAAATCATCTATTTAATCGGAGACCATGTTTTCTGCGTTTAA
- the rplS gene encoding 50S ribosomal protein L19 codes for MDVIKAIEREYMKEDLPEFRAGDTVKVHVKVVEGSNERIQIFEGVVLRRMGTGISERFTVRKVTQGIGVERTFPIHSPRVAKIEVVRRGRVRRARLYYLRQRSGKAARIKERRFS; via the coding sequence GTGGACGTGATTAAAGCCATTGAAAGAGAGTACATGAAAGAAGATCTGCCTGAATTTCGGGCTGGAGATACTGTCAAAGTTCATGTTAAGGTAGTTGAGGGTTCTAACGAGCGGATCCAGATTTTTGAAGGTGTGGTTCTGCGCCGTATGGGAACCGGTATCAGCGAACGCTTCACTGTGCGCAAAGTTACTCAAGGTATTGGTGTAGAGCGGACTTTCCCAATCCACTCACCAAGAGTAGCTAAGATTGAAGTAGTTCGCCGCGGTAGAGTCCGCCGCGCTCGCTTGTACTACTTGCGTCAGCGCTCTGGTAAAGCAGCTCGCATTAAAGAACGGAGATTTTCCTAA
- a CDS encoding YraN family protein, translating into MTRSVGDHAEELARQYLEKQGLITREQNYRTKFGELDLIMQDGEVLVFVEVKYRSSDRFGNPLEAVDLRKQRRIKMLARHYMAKLRCEPLCRFDVVGILGNEIYWVKGAFT; encoded by the coding sequence GTGACCAGGTCCGTGGGAGACCACGCAGAAGAACTGGCAAGGCAGTATCTGGAGAAGCAGGGATTAATAACCAGGGAGCAGAACTACCGCACTAAGTTTGGGGAATTAGACCTGATTATGCAGGACGGTGAAGTGCTGGTATTTGTGGAGGTGAAATACCGCAGTTCGGATCGATTCGGAAACCCGTTGGAAGCGGTTGATCTTCGCAAACAACGCAGAATTAAAATGCTTGCCCGCCACTATATGGCGAAGTTAAGATGTGAGCCGTTATGCAGATTCGATGTCGTGGGGATATTAGGTAATGAGATTTATTGGGTGAAGGGAGCATTTACATGA
- a CDS encoding Lrp/AsnC family transcriptional regulator, protein MQIDDLDRGILQRLKEDGRTSYVTLAQELDVSEGTIRKRVRRLEENGVLKIAGVTDPFKVGLDTVAFIWMKIERSRLEAVINELSTLDELRYLVITTGSYDAVAMAVLPNRERLVQLLNKKLALIPGVQSTETSIVLEIHKQIYNWSPFDQEEQSGGDAHVSS, encoded by the coding sequence TTGCAGATTGATGATTTAGATCGCGGGATTTTACAGCGTTTGAAGGAAGATGGCCGAACTAGCTACGTAACTTTGGCTCAAGAACTGGATGTGTCAGAAGGCACGATTAGAAAGCGAGTTCGGAGACTAGAAGAAAACGGGGTTCTCAAAATCGCCGGGGTAACTGATCCGTTCAAAGTAGGGTTGGATACTGTAGCTTTTATCTGGATGAAAATTGAGCGGAGCAGGTTAGAAGCGGTAATCAATGAATTGAGTACGCTCGATGAACTCCGCTATTTAGTGATCACAACCGGAAGTTACGATGCTGTAGCCATGGCTGTGCTGCCGAATCGAGAGCGTTTGGTTCAGCTTCTCAATAAAAAGCTGGCGTTAATTCCGGGTGTGCAGAGCACCGAGACTTCGATTGTACTTGAGATTCACAAGCAGATTTACAATTGGAGTCCGTTTGATCAGGAGGAACAATCAGGAGGTGATGCTCATGTCAGCAGTTGA
- a CDS encoding D-alanyl-D-alanine carboxypeptidase — MKSRTIFLVAFLLIAVTWSASAQNFSVDASVGLLYDFNSSQVLFAQQADDEWIPASLVKVMTMYVALDRIAADNVALDTEVVVSERAWRMGGSQMFLEVGDRVTLEDLLYGIAVVSGNDACVAIAEALAGTESLFIQWMNNKAKELGLNLHFVDVHGLSEDNRITARDFAILIENYLRDHPEALQYHSRLSFGYQPRSSSSPIVQSNRNGLLRTYEGADGLKTGFLSKAGNNLTATAKRDGRRLIAIVLGADSEAKREQEAAKLLDYGFRSFESIHMDELLSEQEVKVYKGRSKSVELTVDTSVSFLRGSREQLNTVVIIDELEAPIEAGEKVGTISVYLEDELLKEAPILAAQSVERGGWFTVLIDSIILFFKKLFSQA; from the coding sequence ATGAAATCGAGAACAATTTTTCTGGTTGCTTTCCTACTGATTGCTGTAACCTGGTCAGCATCAGCGCAGAACTTCTCAGTTGACGCCAGTGTCGGCCTGCTTTATGATTTTAATTCCAGTCAGGTTCTATTTGCTCAGCAGGCTGATGATGAGTGGATTCCAGCCAGTCTAGTCAAAGTTATGACTATGTATGTGGCGCTTGACCGCATTGCAGCTGACAATGTTGCCCTCGATACTGAAGTAGTTGTCAGTGAGCGAGCGTGGCGCATGGGTGGTTCCCAGATGTTTTTAGAAGTAGGCGACCGTGTTACATTGGAGGATTTATTGTATGGTATAGCGGTTGTTTCCGGCAACGATGCCTGTGTTGCCATTGCTGAAGCATTAGCGGGAACTGAATCTTTATTTATCCAGTGGATGAATAATAAAGCGAAAGAACTGGGACTTAATCTTCACTTTGTCGACGTGCACGGTCTCTCGGAAGATAACCGGATCACTGCGCGAGATTTTGCCATCTTGATTGAAAACTATCTCCGCGATCATCCAGAAGCGCTCCAGTACCACAGCAGGCTTTCTTTTGGTTATCAACCCCGTTCCAGCTCCTCTCCCATTGTTCAGTCAAACCGCAATGGGCTGCTGCGCACCTATGAAGGTGCCGATGGGTTGAAAACCGGGTTCTTAAGCAAGGCTGGAAATAACCTAACTGCTACCGCCAAACGTGATGGTCGAAGGCTGATTGCGATCGTGCTCGGCGCCGACAGCGAAGCAAAGCGGGAGCAGGAGGCCGCCAAGCTGTTGGATTATGGTTTCCGAAGCTTTGAATCAATTCATATGGACGAACTCCTGTCTGAACAAGAGGTAAAGGTGTATAAAGGACGCAGTAAGAGTGTTGAGCTGACAGTCGATACCAGTGTCAGCTTCCTGCGGGGCAGCCGGGAACAGCTTAACACAGTTGTGATAATAGACGAGTTAGAAGCCCCGATTGAGGCTGGGGAAAAAGTAGGCACCATCTCTGTTTATTTGGAAGACGAGCTGTTAAAAGAAGCTCCAATCCTAGCCGCTCAATCAGTGGAACGGGGCGGATGGTTTACTGTATTAATCGATTCGATTATCCTCTTTTTCAAAAAACTGTTCAGTCAGGCGTAG
- a CDS encoding KH domain-containing protein, with protein sequence MKELLAFMTKSLVEDAEAVEVTSEETDAETVYHIKTADSDIGRVIGKQGRIIKAIRTVAKAAAVKEGTRVRVEIVE encoded by the coding sequence TTGAAAGAATTACTGGCATTCATGACCAAATCCCTGGTAGAAGATGCAGAAGCAGTCGAAGTAACATCTGAAGAAACCGATGCCGAAACTGTTTACCATATCAAAACTGCTGATTCCGATATCGGCAGAGTGATTGGCAAGCAGGGCAGAATTATCAAAGCCATCCGCACAGTAGCCAAAGCTGCTGCCGTAAAGGAAGGAACCAGAGTAAGGGTTGAAATTGTAGAGTAA
- the rpsP gene encoding 30S ribosomal protein S16, which translates to MAVRIRLKRMGAKKRPFYRLIVADSRAARDGRFIDTLGYYNPIAEPAEIKIDIEKAKSWIAKGAQPSDTARALLKKSGVFDQAD; encoded by the coding sequence ATGGCAGTAAGGATTCGTCTAAAGCGGATGGGTGCGAAAAAACGTCCATTTTACCGTCTGATAGTAGCTGATTCAAGAGCAGCCAGGGACGGAAGGTTTATCGATACCCTCGGATACTACAATCCGATTGCAGAACCCGCTGAGATCAAGATCGACATCGAGAAAGCTAAGAGCTGGATTGCAAAAGGTGCTCAGCCTTCTGATACAGCAAGAGCGCTTTTGAAAAAGAGCGGTGTGTTTGATCAAGCAGATTAA
- the rimM gene encoding ribosome maturation factor RimM: MRYKWILIGEIVSAQGNKGEVRIVGHTDFPERFLSMDHVLLFRKAASEPAYRLEIEHSRMHKGFIILKLAGIDTIDQALALKGLEIKVDRSDVVPLPSGRNYIFELIGLKVVTTEGLELGEITDVLQTGANDVYVVKPNPGVTQNREILIPVIAEVVLEVDLDKQLVLVNLLDGLLD, from the coding sequence ATGAGATACAAATGGATTCTCATTGGTGAAATTGTATCAGCCCAGGGGAATAAGGGCGAAGTTCGCATTGTTGGTCATACCGATTTTCCGGAACGCTTCTTGAGCATGGATCATGTGCTGCTGTTTAGAAAAGCAGCCAGTGAACCGGCTTATCGATTGGAAATTGAGCACAGCCGGATGCACAAAGGGTTTATCATCCTGAAACTGGCAGGCATCGATACAATCGATCAAGCGTTAGCTCTTAAGGGACTGGAGATTAAAGTGGACCGCAGCGATGTGGTGCCACTGCCTTCAGGCCGCAATTATATCTTTGAATTGATTGGATTGAAGGTAGTAACCACTGAAGGATTAGAGTTAGGTGAGATTACTGATGTGCTCCAGACAGGTGCTAACGATGTTTATGTGGTCAAACCGAATCCTGGTGTTACGCAAAACCGCGAGATTTTAATACCAGTTATCGCAGAAGTGGTGCTTGAGGTTGACCTGGATAAACAGCTAGTGCTGGTAAATCTGCTGGATGGACTATTGGATTAA
- a CDS encoding YifB family Mg chelatase-like AAA ATPase encodes MVTVKSAAVLGIQAVPIDVEVDIRSGLPGFEIVGMAGLSVKESRERIRSALKNSGFTYPMHKIIVNLAPADLKKTGTLYDLPIAIGILAATGQLPLENLADYLVVGELSLNGELRAIPGLISIAELAQEQGKSLLIPAANSQEAAAACSRVYPVSSLSHAFSFLNNNINIPPIKQAAYVPSVPSGPMGIVKGQQIAKRMLAIAAAGHHHALLVGPPGTGKTLLARSVQSMMPPLSRAEAVEVTKIYSSAGLLPPNSGLITQRPVRMPHHNITKAGLLGGGTNIQPGEVSLASSGVLILDELLEFKSDVLQGLREPLEAKKITIVRANERVTYPTKFLLIATTNACPCGYLGDPYHECRCSHSEIHRYQKKLMGPLLDRIDLFTFLEPLKTEDYYNDHDPSETIPLKSCHPNGLLSDEEVQKIQLSAAVKNLLDKALQRLRLSGRGYYKTIKIAKTIAELDGMSEIQPYHVGEALRYRWEAMNLF; translated from the coding sequence ATGGTCACAGTAAAAAGTGCCGCAGTGCTTGGTATCCAAGCTGTACCAATCGATGTGGAGGTGGACATTCGCTCCGGTCTGCCGGGCTTTGAAATTGTGGGCATGGCAGGATTGTCGGTCAAAGAGAGCCGAGAACGAATTCGCTCTGCCCTGAAAAATTCCGGTTTCACTTATCCAATGCATAAAATCATTGTTAACCTGGCGCCGGCGGATCTGAAGAAAACCGGTACGCTGTATGATCTGCCGATTGCGATCGGCATTTTGGCGGCTACCGGTCAGCTCCCTCTAGAAAACCTAGCGGACTATCTTGTTGTTGGCGAATTGTCTTTAAACGGTGAGCTGAGGGCTATTCCAGGATTAATCAGTATTGCAGAGCTGGCTCAGGAGCAGGGCAAATCTCTCCTTATTCCAGCAGCAAACAGCCAAGAAGCTGCTGCTGCCTGCAGTCGAGTCTATCCGGTCTCGAGTCTTAGTCACGCATTCTCCTTTTTAAATAACAATATCAATATTCCGCCAATTAAACAGGCGGCGTACGTGCCTAGCGTTCCCAGCGGGCCAATGGGAATTGTTAAAGGCCAGCAGATTGCCAAGCGGATGCTGGCGATTGCTGCTGCGGGACATCACCACGCCCTGCTGGTTGGTCCGCCCGGAACCGGCAAAACGCTGCTTGCCCGTTCGGTGCAGAGTATGATGCCACCCCTTTCCAGAGCTGAAGCAGTTGAAGTAACCAAAATATACAGCTCAGCGGGCCTGCTGCCGCCGAACTCGGGACTGATCACCCAAAGACCGGTCAGGATGCCTCACCACAACATCACCAAAGCCGGTTTATTAGGCGGTGGTACTAACATTCAGCCAGGTGAAGTTTCCCTCGCCAGCAGCGGAGTATTAATTCTCGATGAACTGTTGGAATTTAAAAGTGACGTGCTTCAGGGTTTAAGAGAACCGCTGGAAGCAAAGAAAATCACAATTGTTAGGGCTAATGAACGAGTTACATATCCGACCAAATTCCTGTTGATCGCTACCACAAACGCGTGTCCATGCGGATATCTCGGCGACCCCTATCATGAGTGCCGCTGCAGTCACAGTGAGATCCACCGCTACCAGAAAAAACTGATGGGACCGCTTTTGGATCGGATTGATTTGTTTACTTTTCTAGAGCCCCTTAAAACCGAAGACTATTACAATGACCATGATCCTAGTGAAACAATTCCGCTTAAATCATGCCATCCTAATGGCTTACTCAGCGATGAGGAAGTGCAGAAAATCCAGCTGTCTGCAGCGGTGAAGAATCTGCTGGACAAAGCGCTTCAGCGGTTGCGGTTATCCGGCCGCGGCTACTACAAAACCATTAAAATAGCAAAAACAATTGCTGAGTTGGATGGGATGTCCGAAATCCAACCGTACCATGTCGGTGAAGCGCTTCGTTACCGCTGGGAGGCAATGAATCTCTTTTGA
- a CDS encoding Lrp/AsnC family transcriptional regulator, giving the protein MSAVELDDIDRSIIQILQEDGRVPFLTIANQLGVAEGTIRRRVARMMDENILQIVGITDPQKVGMHTVALVGLSVERRRIEDTIVRLKDMPEVRYVAVATGMYDIIIEIVVPSNDALLEFLIGKLNEIPWIVDTGTSLVLKIAKQDLAWAMEN; this is encoded by the coding sequence ATGTCAGCAGTTGAACTGGACGATATTGACCGCAGTATTATTCAGATACTCCAAGAAGACGGCCGAGTTCCGTTTTTGACCATTGCCAATCAGTTAGGCGTTGCTGAAGGGACAATCCGGCGCCGGGTAGCGCGAATGATGGACGAAAACATTCTGCAGATTGTTGGTATTACTGATCCTCAAAAAGTTGGCATGCACACAGTTGCCTTAGTTGGCCTGAGTGTAGAGCGCCGGAGGATTGAAGATACAATTGTGCGTTTAAAGGATATGCCTGAAGTGCGCTATGTCGCGGTCGCAACCGGCATGTACGATATTATTATTGAAATCGTTGTGCCGAGCAATGACGCTCTGCTCGAGTTTTTAATTGGGAAACTCAATGAAATTCCCTGGATTGTAGATACAGGCACATCCCTGGTTTTAAAGATCGCCAAACAAGATCTGGCCTGGGCAATGGAGAATTAA